Proteins found in one Triticum urartu cultivar G1812 chromosome 4, Tu2.1, whole genome shotgun sequence genomic segment:
- the LOC125551868 gene encoding pentatricopeptide repeat-containing protein At1g56690, mitochondrial, whose protein sequence is MRLPSVRFLPSSAAPAVVAANARIAWMARAGNMEGARATFEAMPLRTTASYNALIAGYFRNHLPEAALGLFRRMPSRDLGSYNALISGFSLRRHTLPDAAAALASIPLPPSVVSFTSLLRGYVRHGFLADAIRLFHQMPERNHISYTVMLGGFIDAGHLDEARKLFDEMPDKDVVARTAMLSGYCQVGRIAEARLLFDDMPKRNVVSWTAMISGYSQNGKLNLARKLFEVMPDRNEVSWTAMLVGYIQAGHIEDAEQLFNAMPEHPVAACNAMMVGFGQRGMVDAAKAVFERMQEKDDGTWSAMIKAYEQNEFLIEALSTFRDMSWRGIRPNYPSVISILTVCSALAILNYGREVHAAMLRCSFDMDVSTVSALITMYIKCGNLDKANRVFNMFEPKDVVMWNSMITGYAQHGLGEEALGIFNDMTIAGMAPDGITYIGVLTACSYTGKVKVGREIFNSMCKNSAIRPGAEHYSCMVDLLGRAGLVDEALDLIKNMPVEADAIIWGALMGACRMHKNAEIAELAAKKLLELEPESAGPYVLLSHIYTSIGRWEDASKMRKFISSRNLNKSTGCSWIEYDKRVHLFTSGDILAHPEHAIILKMLEKLDGLLMESGYSADGSFVLHDIDEEQKLHSLRYHSERQAVAYGLLKVPEGMPIRVMKNLRVCGDCHAAMKLIGKITSREIILRDANRFHHFKDGFCSCKDYW, encoded by the coding sequence ATGCGCCTCCCGTCGGTTCGCTTCCTGCCGTCGAGTGCGGCGCCGGCGGTGGTGGCCGCGAACGCGCGCATCGCCTGGATGGCGCGCGCGGGGAACATGGAGGGCGCCCGCGCGACGTTCGAGGCCATGCCCCTCCGCACCACCGCTTCCTACAACGCCCTCATCGCCGGCTACTTCCGTAACCACCTCCCGGAGGCCGCCCTCGGCCTCTTCCGCCGCATGCCCTCCCGCGATCTCGGCTCCTACAACGCTCTCATCTCCGGCTTCTCCCTCCGCCGTCACACCCTCCCTGATGCGGCGGCCGCGCTCGCCTCCATCCCCTTACCCCCCTCAGTCGTCTCCTTCACCTCCCTCCTGCGCGGGTACGTGCGCCACGGCTTCCTGGCAGACGCCATCCGCCTGTTCCACCAGATGCCCGAGCGCAACCACATCTCCTACACGGTTATGCTGGGTGGTTTTATTGATGCCGGCCATCTCGACGAGGCCCGCAAGCTGTTCGACGAAATGCCTGACAAGGACGTCGTTGCACGAACTGCCATGCTATCTGGGTACTGCCAGGTTGGCCGAATTGCCGAGGCACGCCTGCTGTTTGATGATATGCCGAAGAGGAATGTTGTGTCATGGACTGCAATGATATCTGGATACTCTCAAAACGGGAAGCTTAACCTTGCACGGAAGCTTTTTGAGGTGATGCCTGATCGCAATGAGGTGTCATGGACTGCTATGTTAGTCGGGTACATACAGGCTGGACATATCGAGGATGCCGAGCAGCTGTTTAATGCAATGCCAGAGCACCCAGTGGCTGCCTGCAATGCGATGATGGTTGGGTTTGGGCAGCGCGGGATGGTGGATGCTGCCAAGGCAGTGTTTGAGAGAATGCAAGAGAAGGATGATGGTACGTGGAGTGCAATGATTAAAGCGTATGAGCAGAATGAGTTCTTGATTGAGGCATTGTCTACTTTCCGTGATATGTCATGGAGAGGTATCCGTCCAAACTACCCATCAGTCATTAGCATCCTTACTGTGTGTTCGGCACTAGCTATTCTCAATTATGGAAGGGAGGTGCATGCTGCAATGCTGAGATGCTCCTTTGACATGGACGTCTCTACTGTCTCAGCATTAATCACAATGTACATCAAATGTGGAAATTTGGATAAAGCTAATAGGGTCTTCAATATGTTTGAGCCCAAAGATGTCGTGATGTGGAACTCGATGATCACTGGTTATGCTCAACATGGGTTGGGGGAGGAAGCACTTGGCATATTTAATGACATGACGATTGCAGGAATGGCACCTGATGGGATTACTTATATAGGAGTCCTCACTGCTTGTAGCTATACCGGGAAAGTAAAAGTAGGGAGGGAAATTTTCAATTCTATGTGTAAGAATTCTGCCATCCGACCAGGAGCGGAGCATTACTCTTGTATGGTTGATTTGCTTGGTCGAGCTGGACTTGTAGATGAAGCATTGGATTTGATTAAGAACATGCCAGTTGAAGCCGATGCTATCATCTGGGGAGCACTGATGGGTGCCTGTAGGATGCACAAGAATGCTGAGATTGCCGAGCTTGCTGCAAAGAAGCTATTAGAGCTAGAGCCCGAGAGTGCTGGACCATATGTTTTGCTCTCTCACATTTATACATCCATTGGGAGGTGGGAAGATGCTTCTAAGATGCGGAAATTCATTAGCTCAAGGAATTTAAACAAGTCTACAGGCTGTAGTTGGATAGAGTACGACAAGAGGGTGCACCTCTTCACATCTGGTGATATATTAGCACACCCAGAGCATGCTATTATCCTTAAGATGTTGGAGAAACTAGATGGTCTACTGATGGAATCTGGTTACTCAGCTGACGGAAGCTTTGTGCTCCATGATATAGACGAAGAGCAAAAACTTCATAGCTTGCGATATCATAGTGAGAGGCAGGCTGTGGCGTATGGACTTTTGAAAGTTCCAGAAGGAATGCCCATTCGTGTCATGAAGAACCTTAGAGTGTGTGGTGACTGCCATGCTGCTATGAAGTTgattggaaa